One Natronomonas moolapensis 8.8.11 genomic region harbors:
- a CDS encoding protein translocase SEC61 complex subunit gamma, translating into MNTPTDLTSYVRVLKLASTPSWDEFSKVSGVAGLGILLVGFIGFAIFAIMTFIPGGP; encoded by the coding sequence ATGAACACCCCAACGGATCTCACGTCGTACGTTCGCGTGCTGAAGCTCGCGAGCACGCCCTCGTGGGACGAGTTCTCGAAGGTCTCGGGCGTCGCCGGGCTCGGCATTCTGCTCGTCGGTTTCATCGGGTTCGCCATCTTCGCGATCATGACGTTCATTCCGGGTGGTCCGTGA
- a CDS encoding CinA family protein has protein sequence MAIEQTVGESLRERDATVAAAESCTGGLIGSLLTDVPGASDYFDRSVVTYSYDAKLDLGVPRERLDAEGAVSEPVARAMARAVRDAAGVTWGVATTGIAGPEGGSDDKPVGTVYIGVAHAGGWGSGESWCRVERYVFDGTRTEIKRQIAERALEDLREAVEAT, from the coding sequence ATGGCAATCGAACAGACAGTCGGCGAGTCGCTTCGCGAACGCGACGCGACAGTCGCCGCCGCCGAGTCCTGCACCGGCGGACTCATCGGTTCGTTGCTCACCGACGTTCCGGGGGCGAGCGACTACTTCGATCGGTCCGTCGTCACGTACAGCTACGATGCCAAACTGGACCTGGGCGTCCCCCGCGAACGCCTCGACGCGGAAGGGGCGGTCAGCGAACCGGTGGCTCGGGCGATGGCCCGCGCGGTCCGGGACGCCGCCGGGGTGACGTGGGGCGTCGCGACGACCGGGATCGCCGGGCCGGAGGGCGGCAGCGACGACAAGCCCGTCGGGACCGTCTACATCGGTGTCGCGCATGCTGGCGGATGGGGCAGCGGCGAGTCGTGGTGTCGGGTCGAGCGGTACGTCTTCGACGGGACCCGAACCGAGATCAAACGCCAGATCGCCGAGCGGGCACTCGAGGACCTCCGTGAGGCCGTCGAGGCGACGTAG
- a CDS encoding transcription elongation factor Spt5, whose product MSIYAVKTTASQERTVADMLITREEPGIHAALAPDSLTSYVMVEADGTAAIDRALEDIPHARSLVSERPSPFSEIEHFLSPKPDVEGIAEGDIVELIAGPFKGEKAQVQRIDEGKDQVTVELYEATVPIPVTVRGDQIRVLDSEER is encoded by the coding sequence ATGTCCATCTACGCGGTCAAGACCACCGCGAGCCAGGAACGAACCGTCGCGGATATGTTGATAACCCGCGAGGAGCCCGGGATCCACGCGGCGCTCGCGCCGGATTCGCTCACCAGTTACGTCATGGTCGAGGCGGACGGTACGGCGGCGATCGACCGCGCGCTCGAGGACATCCCCCACGCCCGGAGTCTGGTCTCCGAACGGCCCTCGCCGTTCAGCGAGATCGAACACTTTCTCAGCCCGAAACCCGACGTCGAGGGGATCGCCGAGGGCGACATCGTCGAGTTGATCGCCGGCCCGTTCAAAGGCGAGAAGGCGCAGGTCCAACGCATCGACGAGGGCAAAGACCAGGTCACAGTCGAGCTATACGAGGCGACCGTCCCGATCCCCGTAACGGTTCGGGGCGACCAGATCCGCGTACTCGACAGCGAAGAACGGTAG
- a CDS encoding PHP-associated domain-containing protein — MGRFRLDTHVKVLDERVVERAKARGLDGVVYAPHFTRLPDIRARAERFSEEDFVVIPGREVFTGDWRNRKHVLAVGLSDPVPDFITLEGAIAEFERQEAAVLAPHPEFATVSLEAHDIRAHRERIHALEVYNPKHLETHTRRSRELAAEFEMPAFGSSYAHLRGTVGEVWTEFDRALGTAADVVAALRDGVPRSVRRRDGLEHRLRCGAEFTHLFYENSWGKIDRLFLSGTEPTHPDHIAYGGRFADVSVY, encoded by the coding sequence ATGGGTCGGTTTCGCCTCGACACACACGTAAAAGTCCTCGACGAACGGGTGGTCGAGCGCGCGAAAGCCCGCGGCCTCGATGGGGTCGTCTACGCGCCGCACTTCACTCGGCTCCCAGACATCCGTGCGCGCGCAGAACGGTTCTCCGAGGAGGACTTTGTCGTCATCCCCGGGCGGGAGGTGTTCACCGGCGACTGGCGGAACCGAAAGCACGTCCTCGCGGTCGGACTCTCCGATCCGGTTCCGGACTTCATCACCCTCGAGGGGGCGATAGCGGAGTTCGAACGCCAAGAGGCGGCGGTGCTCGCGCCGCATCCGGAGTTCGCGACCGTCAGCCTCGAAGCACACGACATCCGCGCCCACCGCGAGCGGATCCACGCCCTCGAAGTGTACAACCCGAAGCATCTCGAAACCCACACCCGACGGTCGCGGGAACTCGCCGCCGAGTTCGAGATGCCAGCGTTCGGCTCCTCGTACGCCCACCTCCGGGGAACCGTCGGCGAGGTCTGGACCGAGTTCGACCGCGCTCTCGGGACGGCCGCCGACGTCGTCGCCGCGCTCAGGGACGGTGTCCCGCGATCGGTCCGCCGCCGGGACGGACTCGAACATCGCCTCCGGTGTGGGGCCGAGTTCACGCACCTGTTTTATGAGAACAGCTGGGGAAAGATCGATCGGCTCTTTTTATCCGGGACGGAGCCGACCCACCCCGACCACATCGCCTACGGCGGGCGGTTTGCGGACGTGAGCGTCTACTAG
- the ftsZ gene encoding cell division protein FtsZ — protein sequence MDSIIEDAIDEAEGDGADASDSDAASEGTGSGTMTDEELASVVKDLETKITVVGCGGAGGNTVTRMSEAGIHGAKLVAANTDAQHLATEVDADEKILIGRQRTGGRGAGSVPKIGEEAAQENLEDINNSIDDSDMVFITAGLGGGTGTGSAPVVAQAAQDQGALTIAIVTIPFTAEGERRRANADAGLERLRAVADTVIVIPNDRLLDYAPNMPLQDAFKICDRVLMRSVKGMTELITKPGLVNVDFADVKTIMENGGVAMIGLGESDSENKAQDSIRSALRSPLLDVEFDGAQSALVNVVGGPDMSIEEAEGVVEEIYDRIDPDARIIWGASVDPEFDGKMETMIVVTGVDSPQIYGKSEAEQERAVAAGDDIDFVE from the coding sequence ATGGATTCAATTATCGAGGACGCAATCGACGAGGCCGAAGGAGACGGGGCCGATGCGTCCGATTCGGACGCGGCGTCCGAGGGCACGGGATCGGGAACGATGACCGACGAGGAGCTCGCGAGCGTCGTCAAGGACCTCGAGACGAAGATCACCGTCGTCGGCTGCGGCGGCGCGGGCGGCAACACCGTCACCCGAATGTCCGAGGCGGGCATCCACGGCGCGAAGTTGGTCGCGGCGAACACCGACGCCCAGCACCTCGCGACCGAGGTCGACGCCGACGAAAAAATCCTCATCGGTCGTCAGCGAACCGGGGGCCGCGGCGCGGGCTCGGTGCCGAAGATCGGCGAGGAGGCCGCCCAGGAGAACCTAGAGGACATCAACAACTCCATCGACGACTCGGACATGGTGTTCATTACCGCGGGTCTCGGGGGTGGGACGGGGACCGGGTCGGCCCCGGTCGTCGCACAGGCCGCCCAAGACCAGGGTGCGCTCACCATCGCTATCGTGACGATCCCTTTCACCGCGGAGGGCGAACGCCGCCGGGCGAACGCCGACGCCGGGCTGGAGCGCCTCCGGGCCGTCGCCGACACCGTCATCGTCATTCCGAACGACCGGCTGCTCGATTACGCTCCCAACATGCCGCTGCAGGACGCGTTCAAGATCTGTGACCGGGTACTCATGCGCTCGGTGAAGGGGATGACCGAACTCATCACGAAGCCTGGGCTGGTCAACGTCGACTTCGCCGACGTGAAGACAATCATGGAGAACGGCGGCGTCGCGATGATCGGCCTCGGCGAGTCCGACTCGGAGAACAAGGCCCAGGATTCGATCCGGTCGGCGCTTCGGTCGCCGCTGCTCGACGTCGAGTTCGACGGCGCCCAGAGCGCGCTTGTCAACGTGGTCGGCGGTCCCGACATGTCCATCGAGGAGGCCGAAGGCGTCGTCGAGGAGATCTACGACCGAATCGATCCCGACGCCCGCATCATCTGGGGCGCGTCCGTCGACCCCGAGTTCGACGGCAAGATGGAGACGATGATCGTCGTCACGGGCGTCGATAGCCCCCAGATTTACGGCAAGAGCGAAGCCGAACAGGAGCGGGCGGTTGCGGCGGGCGACGACATCGACTTCGTCGAGTGA
- a CDS encoding metal-dependent hydrolase, translated as MNKEGHVLNAALLGIGLGFVVEPSGTVETLRTVVAVTVPVTLGALFPDADTAVGKHRKTLHNLPVLGLFAAFPFVFGNLDYVWIGVFTHYVLDYLGSRRGIALLYPLSSQEHGFPSGVTTSSRFANAVTIVVTAVELAVATAIVHVLPRYVDLGWASQLSLPA; from the coding sequence ATGAACAAGGAAGGCCACGTTCTCAACGCCGCGCTCTTGGGGATCGGGCTGGGATTCGTCGTTGAGCCGTCCGGGACCGTCGAAACCCTTCGGACCGTGGTCGCCGTGACGGTCCCGGTAACGCTCGGGGCGCTGTTTCCGGACGCCGACACCGCCGTCGGCAAACACCGCAAGACGCTGCACAACCTCCCGGTGTTGGGGCTCTTCGCCGCCTTCCCGTTCGTTTTCGGGAACCTCGACTACGTCTGGATCGGGGTCTTCACCCATTACGTCCTCGATTACCTCGGCAGCCGCCGAGGGATCGCGCTGTTGTACCCGCTGTCGAGCCAGGAGCATGGCTTTCCCTCTGGCGTGACGACGTCGAGTCGGTTCGCCAACGCCGTCACGATCGTCGTTACGGCGGTCGAGCTCGCCGTCGCGACCGCTATCGTCCACGTGCTTCCGAGGTACGTCGACCTCGGGTGGGCGTCACAGCTTTCGCTACCCGCCTAG
- the hisB gene encoding imidazoleglycerol-phosphate dehydratase HisB, producing the protein MTTRTAARTRETAETDIEVTLDLDGDGDSTVETGVGFFDHMLEAFAKHGLFDLTVRCDGDVDIDDHHTVEDVAITLGNALEEALGEKRGIVRYADRRVPLDEAVASVVVDVSGRPRFYFRGEFSQPTVGAFTSDMARHFAESLALNAGLTLHVEVDGENAHHEVEALFKSLARALDDATRIDDRRGDTPSTKGTL; encoded by the coding sequence ATGACGACCCGCACGGCGGCCCGCACGCGTGAGACGGCCGAGACGGACATCGAGGTGACGCTCGACCTCGACGGCGATGGCGACAGCACGGTCGAGACGGGCGTGGGCTTTTTCGATCACATGCTCGAGGCGTTCGCGAAACACGGCCTCTTCGATCTCACCGTCCGCTGTGACGGCGACGTGGACATCGACGACCACCACACCGTCGAGGACGTCGCGATCACGCTCGGAAACGCCCTCGAGGAGGCGCTGGGCGAGAAGCGCGGCATCGTCAGGTACGCCGATCGACGGGTCCCCCTCGACGAGGCCGTCGCGAGCGTCGTCGTCGACGTCTCGGGGCGCCCCCGGTTTTATTTTAGGGGGGAGTTCTCCCAGCCGACCGTCGGGGCGTTCACGAGCGACATGGCCAGACACTTCGCGGAGTCGCTGGCGCTCAACGCGGGACTGACGCTACACGTCGAAGTCGACGGCGAGAACGCCCACCACGAGGTCGAGGCGCTTTTTAAGTCGTTGGCGCGGGCGCTGGACGACGCGACCCGGATCGACGACCGCCGCGGCGATACGCCGAGCACGAAGGGTACATTATAA